In a genomic window of Mycolicibacterium neoaurum VKM Ac-1815D:
- the cobA gene encoding uroporphyrinogen-III C-methyltransferase, with the protein MTDNAYLVGLRLEGRKVVVVGGGTVAQRRLPLLVAAGADVHVITLAATPAVEAFGDSSATVTVTLRAFRDEDLDGAWYALAATDDPEVNAAIVAGADRRRIFCVRADVAREGTAVTPASFEYEGLSVGVLASGEHRRSAAIRSAIHEALQQGLISDRERNTGAEGVTVHEGVALVGGGPGDPELITVRGRRLLANADVVVADRLAPPELLAELPPHVEVIDAAKIPYGRAMAQEAINDVLIDRAKAGKFVVRLKGGDPFVFARGYEEVIACAEAGVPVTVVPGVTSAIGVPALAGVPVTHRHITHEFVVVSGHVAPGHPESLVNWDALAAMSGTIVLLMAVERIELFAQALLSGGRPADTPVMVVQHGTTAAQRTVRATLTDVAEKVRSEGIRPPAIIVIGAVAAFGS; encoded by the coding sequence GTGACAGACAACGCCTACCTTGTCGGTCTGCGTCTGGAGGGCCGCAAAGTCGTCGTGGTCGGCGGCGGCACCGTGGCGCAGCGCCGGCTGCCGCTTCTGGTCGCCGCCGGCGCGGATGTCCACGTCATCACCCTGGCGGCCACCCCGGCGGTGGAAGCCTTCGGCGACTCGTCGGCGACCGTCACCGTGACCCTTCGGGCGTTCCGTGACGAAGACCTCGACGGCGCCTGGTATGCCCTCGCCGCCACCGACGACCCGGAAGTCAACGCCGCGATCGTCGCCGGCGCCGATCGGCGGCGGATCTTCTGCGTGCGCGCCGACGTCGCCCGGGAGGGCACGGCGGTCACGCCCGCCTCCTTCGAATACGAGGGGTTGTCGGTGGGGGTGCTGGCCAGCGGCGAGCACCGCCGGTCGGCGGCCATCCGCTCGGCCATCCACGAGGCGCTGCAGCAGGGGCTCATCAGTGACCGGGAGCGCAACACCGGTGCCGAGGGTGTGACCGTGCACGAGGGGGTTGCCCTCGTCGGCGGCGGGCCGGGGGACCCGGAGTTGATCACGGTGCGCGGCCGGCGACTGCTGGCCAATGCCGATGTCGTCGTCGCGGACCGGCTCGCTCCGCCCGAGCTGCTGGCCGAGCTGCCGCCCCATGTCGAGGTGATCGACGCCGCCAAGATCCCGTACGGGCGCGCGATGGCCCAGGAGGCCATCAACGATGTGCTGATCGACCGTGCGAAGGCGGGCAAGTTCGTCGTGCGGCTCAAGGGCGGCGACCCGTTCGTCTTCGCGCGTGGGTACGAGGAGGTGATCGCGTGCGCGGAAGCAGGTGTACCGGTGACCGTGGTACCCGGTGTGACCAGCGCCATCGGGGTGCCGGCTCTGGCCGGTGTGCCGGTGACGCATCGGCACATCACCCACGAGTTCGTCGTGGTCAGCGGGCATGTTGCGCCGGGGCACCCCGAATCGTTAGTGAATTGGGATGCGCTGGCCGCGATGTCAGGAACCATCGTGCTGCTGATGGCCGTCGAGCGGATCGAACTCTTCGCTCAGGCGCTGCTGTCGGGCGGCAGACCTGCGGATACGCCGGTGATGGTGGTCCAGCATGGGACGACGGCGGCGCAACGGACGGTCCGGGCGACCCTGACCGACGTTGCCGAAAAGGTACGTTCGGAGGGGATTCGACCGCCCGCCATCATCGTCATCGGGGCTGTGGCGGCGTTCGGCAGTTAA
- a CDS encoding MFS transporter yields the protein MQQNGKSPAFLPSWNFIAAVIAIGGMQLLATMDSTVAIVALPKIQDELGLSDAGRSWVITAYVLTFGGLMLLGGRLGDTIGRKRTFIVGVTLFTIASVLCGVAWDEATLVIARLLQGVGAAIASPTGLALIATTFPKGPARNSATAVFAAMTGIGSVMGLVVGGALTEVSWRWAFLVNVPIGLVMLYLARTHLRETDRAPMKLDAAGAILATLTCTAAVFGFSMGPEKGWASPLTLASLAGAGIFGLAFLYAERTAENPVVPFSLFRDRNRVATFAAVFLAGGVMFTLTVLIGLYVQDIMGYSALRAGIGFIPFVIALGIGLGLSSQLVSRFAPRWLVIAGGVLVLAAMIYGSTLNGDIPYFPNLVLPITIGGFGIGMIVVPLTVSAIAGVGLDEIGPVSAIALMLQNLGGPVVLAVIQAVITSRTLYLGGTTGPVKNMNEAQHHALDQGYTYGLLWVAAVAVVVGAAALFIRYSAEEVAHAQEVKDAIDAGELEN from the coding sequence ATGCAGCAAAACGGCAAGTCACCGGCGTTCCTGCCGTCCTGGAACTTCATCGCCGCCGTCATCGCCATCGGCGGTATGCAGCTGTTGGCCACGATGGACAGCACCGTGGCCATCGTCGCGCTTCCTAAGATCCAGGACGAGCTCGGGCTTTCCGATGCCGGTCGTAGCTGGGTCATCACCGCGTATGTCCTGACCTTCGGTGGTCTGATGTTGCTGGGCGGCCGCCTCGGCGACACGATCGGCCGCAAGCGCACCTTCATCGTGGGTGTCACCCTGTTCACCATCGCCTCGGTGCTCTGCGGTGTGGCCTGGGATGAGGCCACCCTGGTCATCGCCCGCCTATTGCAGGGTGTGGGTGCGGCGATCGCCTCGCCCACCGGTTTGGCGCTGATCGCCACGACATTCCCCAAGGGGCCCGCCCGCAACAGCGCGACGGCCGTCTTCGCCGCCATGACCGGTATCGGCTCGGTGATGGGCCTGGTGGTCGGCGGAGCCCTGACCGAGGTCTCCTGGCGCTGGGCATTCCTGGTCAACGTGCCGATCGGCCTGGTGATGCTGTATCTGGCCCGCACGCATCTGCGTGAGACCGATCGCGCCCCGATGAAACTCGACGCCGCGGGTGCCATCCTGGCGACCCTGACCTGCACCGCGGCCGTATTCGGGTTCTCGATGGGACCGGAGAAGGGCTGGGCCTCGCCGCTGACGCTGGCGTCCTTGGCCGGCGCCGGAATCTTCGGATTGGCATTCCTCTACGCCGAACGCACCGCGGAGAACCCGGTGGTGCCGTTCTCGCTGTTCCGTGACCGCAACCGCGTCGCCACCTTCGCCGCGGTCTTCCTGGCGGGCGGCGTGATGTTCACCCTGACCGTGCTCATCGGGCTCTATGTCCAGGACATTATGGGCTACAGCGCGTTGCGCGCCGGTATCGGTTTCATCCCGTTCGTGATCGCACTCGGGATCGGTCTGGGCCTGTCCTCTCAGCTGGTGTCGCGCTTCGCGCCGCGATGGCTGGTGATCGCCGGTGGCGTGCTGGTGCTCGCCGCGATGATCTACGGCTCGACGCTCAACGGCGACATTCCGTACTTCCCCAACCTCGTGCTGCCGATCACCATTGGTGGATTCGGTATCGGCATGATCGTCGTGCCGCTGACGGTCTCGGCCATCGCCGGTGTGGGCCTCGACGAGATCGGACCGGTGTCGGCCATCGCGCTGATGCTGCAGAACCTCGGTGGCCCCGTGGTGCTGGCGGTCATCCAGGCCGTCATCACCTCACGCACCCTGTACCTGGGCGGAACCACGGGACCGGTCAAGAACATGAACGAGGCGCAGCACCACGCGCTGGACCAGGGATACACCTACGGTCTGCTGTGGGTCGCCGCGGTCGCCGTGGTGGTGGGTGCCGCCGCACTGTTCATCCGTTACAGCGCGGAGGAGGTGGCGCACGCCCAGGAGGTCAAGGACGCCATCGATGCCGGCGAGCTGGAGAACTGA
- a CDS encoding VOC family protein codes for MRRQDISTAVDLLGWRLILGTLITHVTVDSLRTAVHVADAAVNAADADAVTGHLRVELCDDRVVLRLQDRSTGTITDHDLSLAGRITGALSDAGWATVPGDAEITPQVFEIAVDALDIASVRPFWRAITGYVDLPDATDLPAGALIDPLGRGPTIWFQQMDSPRPQRNRIHLDIDVAPERAAARIEAALAAGGRLVSDAAAPAFWVLADAEGNEACICTWQGRD; via the coding sequence ATGCGGCGTCAGGACATCAGTACCGCGGTCGATTTGCTCGGCTGGCGCCTGATCCTCGGAACGCTGATCACGCACGTAACCGTCGACTCGCTCCGCACCGCCGTGCACGTCGCCGATGCCGCCGTGAACGCCGCCGATGCGGACGCCGTCACCGGACATCTCCGCGTCGAATTGTGTGACGACCGGGTGGTGCTGCGACTGCAGGACCGGTCGACGGGGACGATCACCGACCATGATCTGAGTCTGGCCGGCCGGATCACCGGCGCCCTGTCGGACGCGGGGTGGGCCACGGTGCCCGGTGATGCGGAGATAACGCCACAAGTCTTCGAAATCGCCGTCGACGCGCTCGACATCGCGTCGGTGCGCCCGTTCTGGCGGGCGATCACCGGCTACGTCGACCTCCCGGACGCGACCGACCTGCCGGCGGGGGCGCTTATCGACCCGTTGGGGCGCGGACCGACGATCTGGTTCCAGCAGATGGATTCGCCGCGCCCGCAACGTAACCGGATTCACCTCGACATCGACGTCGCGCCCGAGCGCGCCGCCGCGCGCATCGAGGCGGCGCTGGCCGCGGGCGGGCGGCTGGTCTCGGATGCCGCCGCACCGGCGTTCTGGGTGCTCGCCGACGCCGAGGGTAACGAGGCCTGCATCTGCACCTGGCAGGGCCGCGACTGA
- a CDS encoding proline--tRNA ligase — MITRMSELFLRTLRDDPADAEVPSHKLLIRAGYVRAVGPGIYSWLPLGLRVLRKIENVVRSEMNAIGGQEILLPALLPRAPYETTNRWTEYGDTLFRLQDRRNNDYLLGPTHEELFTLMVKGEYSSYKDLPVLLYQIQTKYRDEARPRAGILRGREFVMKDSYSFDLDDDGLKTAYHHHREAYQRIFNRLGIDYVIVSAVSGAMGGSASEEFLAESEVGEDTFVRCVESGYAANVEAVITRAPEALPIEGQPPAQVYDTPDAPTIATLVDWANSAGLPQFGDRAVTAADTLKNVLLKTRQPGGEWELLGIGVPGDREVDEKRLGAALEPAEFALLDDADFAANPFLVKGYVGPKALLDNGIRYLVDPRVVFGTSWITGADEPNKHVVGLVTGRDFTPDGTIEAADVRDGDPSPDGAGVLTSARGIEIGHIFQLGRKYADAFNADVLGENGKPVRLTMGSYGIGVSRLVAVIAEQQHDDIGLRWPASVAPFDVHVVIANKDAGARSGAEELAAELSGLGLEVLLDDRTSSPGVKFKDAELLGMPWIVVVGRGWADGVVELRNRFSGEARELVVAGAAAEVAAALSASRA, encoded by the coding sequence GTGATCACCCGTATGTCCGAGCTGTTCCTGCGTACCCTGCGCGACGACCCTGCCGACGCCGAAGTTCCCAGCCACAAGCTGCTGATCCGCGCGGGCTATGTGCGGGCCGTCGGACCGGGCATCTACAGCTGGTTGCCGCTGGGTCTGCGGGTGCTGCGCAAGATCGAGAACGTGGTGCGCAGTGAGATGAACGCCATCGGTGGCCAGGAGATCCTGCTGCCCGCACTGCTGCCGCGCGCCCCCTACGAAACCACCAATCGCTGGACCGAGTACGGCGACACCTTGTTCCGCCTCCAGGACCGTCGCAACAACGACTATCTGCTGGGCCCGACCCACGAGGAACTCTTCACCCTGATGGTCAAGGGGGAGTACTCCTCATACAAGGATCTTCCCGTCCTGCTCTACCAGATCCAGACCAAGTACCGCGACGAGGCCCGCCCCCGCGCAGGCATCCTGCGCGGCCGTGAATTCGTCATGAAGGACTCGTACTCCTTCGATCTCGACGACGACGGCCTCAAGACCGCCTATCACCACCACCGCGAGGCCTACCAGCGCATCTTCAACCGGCTCGGGATCGACTATGTGATCGTCTCGGCGGTGTCCGGAGCCATGGGCGGCAGCGCGTCAGAGGAGTTCCTCGCCGAGAGCGAGGTCGGCGAGGACACCTTCGTGCGATGCGTCGAATCGGGCTATGCCGCCAACGTGGAAGCCGTCATCACCCGGGCGCCGGAAGCGCTGCCCATCGAGGGGCAGCCGCCCGCGCAGGTGTACGACACCCCCGACGCCCCGACCATCGCGACCCTGGTCGACTGGGCGAATTCGGCCGGGCTGCCGCAGTTCGGTGACCGCGCCGTCACCGCTGCCGACACCCTGAAGAACGTCCTGCTCAAGACCCGCCAGCCCGGCGGCGAGTGGGAATTGCTCGGCATCGGAGTGCCCGGTGACCGAGAGGTCGACGAGAAGCGACTCGGCGCGGCGTTGGAGCCCGCCGAGTTCGCCCTGCTCGACGACGCCGATTTCGCCGCCAACCCGTTCCTGGTTAAGGGATACGTGGGTCCGAAAGCATTGCTGGACAACGGGATCCGGTATCTGGTCGATCCCAGGGTGGTGTTCGGCACATCCTGGATCACCGGTGCCGATGAGCCCAACAAGCACGTGGTGGGGCTGGTCACGGGTCGTGATTTCACCCCGGACGGCACCATCGAGGCCGCCGATGTGCGCGACGGCGATCCGTCCCCGGACGGCGCTGGTGTGCTGACCTCGGCCCGCGGTATCGAGATCGGCCATATCTTCCAGCTCGGCCGTAAGTACGCCGATGCGTTCAATGCCGATGTGCTCGGTGAGAACGGCAAACCGGTGCGCCTCACCATGGGGTCCTACGGCATCGGGGTATCTCGACTGGTCGCCGTCATCGCCGAGCAGCAGCACGACGATATCGGGCTACGCTGGCCGGCCTCGGTCGCGCCCTTCGACGTGCATGTCGTGATCGCCAACAAGGACGCCGGTGCGCGTTCCGGGGCCGAAGAACTGGCCGCCGAACTATCCGGGCTGGGCTTGGAGGTGCTCCTCGACGACCGAACCTCATCGCCCGGGGTCAAGTTCAAGGATGCCGAACTGCTCGGCATGCCCTGGATCGTGGTGGTCGGTCGGGGCTGGGCCGACGGCGTGGTCGAACTGCGTAACCGGTTCAGCGGTGAGGCCCGTGAGCTCGTTGTCGCCGGCGCGGCCGCCGAGGTTGCCGCCGCGCTGAGCGCGAGTCGGGCCTGA
- a CDS encoding ferritin-like domain-containing protein has translation MTAPNTAPEPTPDPDRPEDGAAAAWFDAVATEHGAIYGYGIVSAHSTPDDNWLVAEAMAQHRQRREEALEILAGRRITAPLPAPGYQLPTEVADPGDAAELAVRMEADTATAWRAVLEQAEDPQDRTFALTAMTQAAVLAARWRSILGVPPVTVAFPGGSEQAG, from the coding sequence ATGACAGCTCCGAACACGGCACCCGAGCCGACCCCGGACCCGGACCGCCCGGAGGATGGCGCCGCCGCGGCGTGGTTCGACGCCGTCGCGACCGAGCACGGCGCCATCTACGGCTACGGCATCGTGTCGGCGCACTCCACGCCTGATGACAACTGGCTGGTCGCTGAGGCGATGGCCCAGCACCGGCAACGCCGCGAGGAGGCGCTGGAGATCCTGGCGGGCCGTCGGATCACCGCACCGCTACCGGCACCCGGCTATCAGCTGCCGACTGAGGTCGCCGATCCCGGCGACGCCGCCGAGCTGGCCGTCCGCATGGAGGCCGATACGGCCACCGCGTGGCGGGCCGTGCTGGAACAGGCAGAAGATCCGCAGGACCGCACCTTCGCGCTCACCGCGATGACGCAGGCCGCGGTGCTTGCCGCCCGGTGGCGCAGCATCCTGGGGGTGCCACCGGTGACGGTGGCCTTCCCTGGCGGTTCCGAACAGGCCGGTTAG
- the rimP gene encoding ribosome maturation factor RimP codes for MATDDPLRSARLPSREQVIELLTGEFSRAGYEIEDVTITAARPPSITVVADGDAPLDLDAVAELSRLASAALDEADRGFDPYVLEVTSRGVDRPLTEEKHFRRAKGRKVGVTLVDGSVVTGRIGATRDGMVALVVAEGKNLVLRPVAVDEIVKAIVQVEFSTPNRRELELVEQSEEGAGS; via the coding sequence GTGGCAACGGATGACCCGCTGCGGTCTGCGCGCCTTCCGTCGCGTGAGCAGGTGATCGAACTCCTCACCGGTGAGTTCTCGCGCGCGGGTTACGAAATCGAAGATGTCACGATCACGGCCGCCCGGCCGCCGAGCATCACCGTGGTCGCCGACGGAGATGCGCCGCTGGATCTGGACGCGGTGGCCGAACTGTCCCGGCTCGCCTCGGCCGCGTTGGACGAGGCGGATCGCGGTTTCGATCCGTACGTGCTCGAGGTCACGTCCCGGGGTGTGGACCGCCCATTGACCGAGGAGAAACACTTCCGCCGGGCGAAGGGACGCAAGGTCGGTGTGACCCTTGTGGACGGGTCGGTGGTCACCGGGCGCATCGGTGCCACCCGCGACGGGATGGTCGCCTTGGTGGTCGCCGAAGGCAAGAATCTCGTCCTGCGGCCGGTGGCCGTCGACGAGATCGTCAAAGCAATTGTGCAAGTAGAGTTTTCGACGCCAAATCGACGTGAGTTGGAGTTGGTCGAACAGTCAGAAGAGGGGGCCGGGTCGTGA
- the nusA gene encoding transcription termination factor NusA: protein MNIDMAALHAIEADKGISVDIVVDTIKSALLTAYRHTEGHEADARIDVDRKTGVVKVMARETDADGNLISEWDDTPEGFGRIAATTARQVILQRLRDAENEKMYGEFSAHEGDIVAGVVQRDARENTRGNVVVRVGTEAKGSDGMIRPAEQVPGEGYQHGDRLRCYVIGVTRGAREPKIELSRTHPNLVRKLFALEVPEIADGSVDIVAVAREAGHRSKIAVTSRVSGLNAKGACIGPMGQRVRNVMSELSGEKIDIIDFDEDPARFVANALSPAKVVSVTVIDENARAARVVVPDFQLSLAIGKEGQNARLAARLTGWRIDIRSDSAAAPDADGAEHAT, encoded by the coding sequence GTGAATATCGACATGGCGGCATTACATGCCATCGAGGCGGACAAAGGTATCTCGGTCGATATCGTGGTGGACACCATCAAATCGGCGTTGCTGACCGCTTATCGGCACACCGAGGGTCACGAGGCCGACGCGCGTATCGACGTCGACCGCAAGACCGGTGTGGTCAAGGTGATGGCGAGGGAGACCGACGCCGACGGCAACCTGATCAGCGAATGGGATGACACCCCAGAAGGTTTCGGTCGCATCGCGGCCACCACGGCTCGCCAGGTGATCTTGCAGCGGTTGCGCGATGCCGAGAACGAGAAGATGTACGGCGAATTCTCCGCCCACGAGGGCGATATCGTCGCCGGCGTCGTCCAGCGTGATGCGCGTGAGAACACCCGCGGCAACGTGGTGGTGCGGGTGGGGACCGAGGCCAAGGGCTCCGACGGAATGATCCGTCCCGCCGAGCAGGTGCCCGGTGAGGGTTACCAACACGGCGACCGGTTGCGCTGCTACGTCATCGGCGTGACGCGTGGCGCCCGTGAACCGAAGATCGAGCTCTCGCGCACCCATCCGAACCTGGTGCGCAAGCTGTTCGCCCTCGAAGTTCCCGAGATCGCCGACGGTTCGGTGGACATCGTGGCCGTGGCAAGGGAGGCCGGTCACCGGTCCAAGATCGCGGTCACCTCCAGGGTCTCGGGACTCAACGCCAAGGGCGCCTGCATCGGCCCGATGGGCCAGCGCGTGCGCAATGTGATGAGCGAGCTGTCGGGGGAGAAGATCGACATCATCGACTTCGACGAGGATCCGGCCCGGTTCGTCGCCAACGCGCTGTCGCCGGCCAAGGTGGTCTCGGTCACCGTCATCGACGAGAACGCCCGCGCCGCGCGTGTCGTGGTGCCCGATTTCCAGCTGTCACTGGCCATCGGCAAGGAGGGGCAGAACGCCAGGCTCGCCGCTCGGCTGACCGGATGGCGCATCGATATCCGCAGCGATTCGGCCGCCGCGCCCGATGCCGACGGCGCAGAACACGCCACGTAG
- a CDS encoding YlxR family protein produces MGCRKRALAVDLVRLSTVSDRPGACAVTVDTAGNLPGRGAWLHPDPQCLDVALRRRAIGRALRISGSPDTTVVEELFHQSENR; encoded by the coding sequence GTGGGTTGTCGGAAGCGAGCGTTGGCCGTCGATCTGGTCAGACTGTCCACCGTTTCCGACAGGCCCGGCGCTTGCGCCGTGACTGTGGATACAGCGGGTAATCTGCCGGGGCGGGGTGCGTGGTTGCATCCCGATCCGCAGTGTCTGGACGTTGCACTCCGCCGGCGAGCAATCGGCCGAGCGTTGCGCATCTCCGGTTCGCCGGACACCACCGTGGTGGAAGAACTTTTCCACCAGTCAGAGAACAGGTAG
- the infB gene encoding translation initiation factor IF-2 gives MAAPGKARVHELAKELGVTSKEVLARLSDQGEFVKSASSTVEAPVARRLRESFGGGKPAAGDAPAPKAPGKPAAPSGGPKPGPKPAPQAPAAPAPAAPAAQAPTPAPAPAQTPSPAAPTPGPAPTPAPAPSAPAATGTPGTTQTPGPRPGPTPGPKPAPRAPRVGNNPFSSQAPVERPAPRPAAGPGGPRPGPGPGGPRPGAPRPGAASPGNMPPRPPGARPGATGRPGGPRPGPGGRPAPGGRPGGGGGGNYRGGGAGGGAGAGAGGAAAGGFRGRPGGGGGGGRPGQRGGAAGAFGRPGGAPRRGRKSKRAKRAEYENMQAPVVGGVRLPHGNGETIRLARGASLSDFADKINANPASLVQALFNLGEMVTATQSVDDSTLELLGSEMNYVVQVVSPEDEDRELLSSFDLTYGEDEGGEEDLEFRPPVVTVMGHVDHGKTRLLDTIRNATVREGEAGGITQHIGAYQVLTELDGNERLVTFIDTPGHEAFTAMRARGAKATDIAILVVAADDGVMPQTVEAINHAQAADVPIVVAVNKIDKEGADPSKIRAQLTEYNLVAEEYGGDTMFVDISAKQGTNIDALLEAVLLTADASLDLRANPDMEAQGVAIEAHLDRGRGPVATVLIQRGTLRVGDSIVAGDAYGRVRRMVDEHGEDVEEALPSRPVQVVGFTSVPGAGDNLLVVDEDRIARQIADRRSARKRNALAARSRKRISLEDLDSALKETSQLNLILKGDNAGTVEALEEALMNIEIDDEVQLRVIDRGVGGVTETNVNLASASDAIIIGFNVRAEGKATELANRDGVEIRYYSIIYQAIDEIEAALKGMLKPVYEEKELGRAEIRAIFRSSKVGNIAGCLVQSGIMRRNAKARLLRDNVVVAENLTISSLKREKDDATEVREGYECGLTVTYNDIKEGDVIETYELVEKART, from the coding sequence GTGGCAGCCCCAGGTAAGGCCCGTGTGCACGAGTTGGCGAAGGAACTCGGTGTCACCAGTAAGGAAGTTCTCGCCCGTCTGAGTGATCAGGGCGAGTTCGTCAAATCCGCATCATCGACGGTCGAGGCCCCCGTGGCCCGCCGTCTGCGGGAATCGTTCGGCGGCGGCAAGCCGGCGGCCGGCGATGCGCCCGCTCCCAAAGCGCCCGGCAAGCCCGCGGCACCGTCCGGCGGCCCCAAGCCCGGACCGAAGCCCGCGCCGCAGGCGCCCGCCGCGCCGGCTCCGGCCGCACCCGCGGCCCAGGCTCCGACGCCCGCACCGGCTCCGGCTCAGACCCCCAGCCCCGCGGCGCCGACACCCGGCCCCGCGCCGACGCCCGCACCCGCACCGTCGGCACCCGCGGCCACCGGCACTCCCGGGACCACCCAGACCCCCGGTCCCCGTCCGGGTCCGACTCCCGGTCCCAAGCCCGCACCGCGGGCACCCCGTGTCGGCAACAACCCCTTCTCGTCGCAGGCACCGGTCGAGCGTCCGGCGCCTCGTCCGGCCGCCGGTCCCGGTGGCCCGCGTCCGGGCCCCGGCCCGGGTGGTCCGCGTCCCGGCGCACCCCGTCCCGGTGCCGCCTCACCAGGCAACATGCCGCCCCGTCCGCCGGGCGCGCGTCCCGGCGCGACCGGTCGTCCCGGTGGTCCGCGTCCCGGACCGGGCGGTCGTCCGGCTCCCGGTGGCCGTCCCGGCGGTGGCGGCGGTGGTAACTACCGCGGTGGCGGTGCAGGCGGCGGCGCAGGTGCCGGTGCCGGCGGCGCAGCGGCCGGTGGATTCCGCGGACGCCCCGGTGGTGGTGGCGGCGGTGGCCGTCCCGGCCAGCGCGGCGGTGCCGCAGGTGCCTTCGGCCGTCCCGGTGGTGCCCCTCGGCGCGGGCGCAAGAGCAAGCGCGCGAAAAGGGCCGAATACGAGAACATGCAGGCCCCGGTCGTCGGTGGCGTGCGGTTGCCGCACGGCAACGGCGAAACCATCCGGTTGGCCCGCGGCGCGTCGCTGAGCGATTTCGCCGACAAGATCAACGCCAACCCGGCTTCGCTGGTGCAGGCGCTGTTCAACCTCGGTGAGATGGTCACCGCCACGCAGTCGGTGGACGATTCCACGCTGGAGCTGCTGGGCAGCGAGATGAACTACGTCGTCCAGGTCGTCTCCCCGGAGGACGAGGACCGCGAGCTGCTGTCCTCCTTCGACCTCACCTATGGCGAGGACGAGGGCGGCGAAGAGGACCTCGAGTTCCGCCCGCCGGTGGTCACCGTCATGGGCCACGTCGACCACGGCAAGACCCGCCTGCTCGACACCATCCGTAACGCCACCGTCCGTGAGGGCGAGGCCGGTGGGATCACGCAGCACATCGGCGCCTACCAGGTCCTCACCGAGCTGGACGGCAACGAGCGGCTGGTCACCTTCATCGACACCCCCGGTCACGAGGCGTTCACCGCCATGCGTGCCCGTGGCGCCAAGGCCACCGATATCGCGATCCTGGTGGTCGCCGCCGACGACGGTGTGATGCCCCAGACGGTGGAGGCCATCAACCACGCGCAGGCGGCCGATGTGCCGATCGTGGTGGCGGTCAACAAGATCGACAAGGAAGGTGCCGACCCGAGCAAGATCCGGGCGCAGCTCACCGAGTACAACCTGGTGGCCGAGGAGTACGGCGGCGACACGATGTTCGTCGACATCTCCGCCAAGCAGGGCACCAATATCGATGCGCTGCTGGAAGCGGTGTTGTTGACCGCCGATGCGTCGCTGGATCTGCGGGCCAACCCCGATATGGAAGCCCAGGGTGTGGCCATCGAAGCGCACCTGGACCGCGGTCGCGGTCCGGTGGCGACGGTGCTGATCCAGCGCGGCACGCTGCGGGTCGGCGACTCGATCGTCGCCGGCGACGCCTACGGCCGCGTCCGACGCATGGTCGACGAGCACGGTGAGGATGTCGAGGAGGCGCTGCCGTCGCGTCCGGTGCAGGTCGTCGGGTTCACCTCGGTGCCCGGTGCCGGCGACAACCTCCTGGTTGTCGACGAGGACCGCATCGCCCGCCAGATCGCCGACCGGCGCAGTGCGCGCAAGCGCAACGCCCTGGCCGCGCGCAGCCGCAAGCGGATCAGCCTGGAAGACCTGGATTCGGCGCTGAAGGAAACCAGCCAGCTGAACCTGATCCTCAAGGGCGACAACGCCGGTACCGTCGAGGCGCTGGAAGAGGCCTTGATGAACATCGAGATCGACGACGAGGTGCAGTTGCGCGTCATCGACCGCGGTGTCGGTGGTGTCACCGAGACCAACGTCAACCTGGCCTCGGCCTCGGATGCCATCATCATCGGCTTCAACGTCCGTGCCGAGGGCAAGGCGACCGAGCTGGCCAACCGCGACGGTGTCGAGATCCGCTACTACTCGATCATCTACCAGGCGATCGACGAGATCGAGGCCGCGCTCAAGGGCATGCTCAAGCCGGTCTACGAGGAGAAGGAGCTCGGCCGCGCCGAGATCCGCGCCATCTTCCGGTCGTCCAAGGTCGGTAACATCGCCGGTTGCCTCGTGCAGTCGGGCATCATGCGGCGCAACGCCAAGGCCCGCCTGTTGCGCGACAACGTGGTGGTCGCCGAGAACCTCACCATCTCCTCGCTCAAGCGGGAGAAGGACGATGCCACCGAGGTCCGCGAGGGTTACGAGTGCGGTCTGACCGTGACCTACAACGACATCAAGGAAGGCGACGTCATCGAGACCTATGAACTGGTCGAGAAGGCGCGCACCTAA